A genome region from Chengkuizengella sp. SCS-71B includes the following:
- a CDS encoding serine hydrolase domain-containing protein produces the protein MSAIERKYDFSGAVYVGMEGEGIYSKTFGMADYNQDISNTLDTKFIMASLTKQFTATAILQLEERGLLDLDHQLTKYFPDANQFNEITIHHLLSMSSGIVNTGHSSLVENFEKSLGSNITSLPSAEETIALYSDIPLNFKPGEEYEYSNSNYFLLGLIIEQISGDTYETFLDENIFKPLGMLDSGYSLDWNIQENKAIGYEKVITENNVYPSQYDEYFLFHAAGGLYTTMNDLVKWDRGLYSEKLLKKETIDKMYAPYTKIPLNSDYGSGYEYGYGWLTQENNVEHAGYLPGYLANIYRELDSELVIIFFKQQSIHRRKQDFEFYKYTY, from the coding sequence ATGTCTGCTATTGAGAGAAAATATGATTTTTCAGGAGCTGTGTATGTTGGGATGGAAGGTGAAGGAATTTATTCTAAAACATTTGGTATGGCTGACTATAACCAAGATATCTCAAATACATTGGACACGAAATTTATCATGGCATCTTTAACTAAACAATTTACAGCCACAGCGATATTACAGTTAGAGGAAAGAGGATTGCTTGATCTTGATCATCAACTTACAAAATACTTTCCAGATGCAAACCAATTTAATGAGATTACTATTCATCACTTATTATCCATGTCATCTGGTATTGTAAATACAGGTCATTCAAGTCTTGTTGAGAACTTTGAAAAGAGTCTTGGGTCTAATATTACTTCGTTGCCATCCGCAGAAGAAACCATTGCTTTATATAGTGACATTCCTCTTAACTTTAAACCTGGTGAAGAATATGAATACAGTAATTCCAATTATTTTTTATTAGGATTGATAATAGAACAAATCTCGGGGGATACATATGAAACCTTCTTAGATGAAAATATTTTCAAACCTTTAGGGATGTTGGATTCAGGTTATAGTTTGGATTGGAACATTCAAGAAAATAAAGCGATTGGATATGAAAAAGTGATTACAGAAAATAATGTTTATCCTAGTCAATATGATGAGTATTTCTTGTTCCATGCTGCTGGGGGTTTGTATACAACAATGAATGACTTAGTAAAATGGGATAGGGGACTATATTCTGAAAAGTTACTAAAAAAAGAGACAATAGATAAGATGTATGCTCCTTATACTAAAATTCCTTTAAATTCTGATTATGGTAGTGGATATGAATATGGATATGGGTGGCTTACGCAGGAAAATAATGTTGAACATGCAGGGTACTTACCAGGGTATTTAGCGAATATTTATCGTGAGCTTGATTCAGAGCTTGTCATTATTTTTTTTAAGCAACAATCAATACATAGGAGGAAACAAGATTTCGAATTTTACAAATACACTTACTAA
- a CDS encoding leucine-rich repeat domain-containing protein produces MKQTFMKLTALIVAMILFIQPVFQQQMNVRAKQPIHQANDQTLLANEGGIINALSTEGTTTDGAPEEVINEYEDGTEPDSLEMQIDEPLEEAEALEAAVSSDLKIEENLSKAESADASSVAALSDLTLNGGNLEPDFDAGTTEYTVSVERVTEYIEVIPTADGSASVNITVNSKSVDDPSAIPLEVGENTIEVKVTAGGDEKTYTITVTRAIFEDENLEAAIKEELNVSEEITIDDLQGLEDLSAIYEDIDSIVGLEYAVNLTDLDLSENRITDISILSNLTKLTSLNLYDNEITDISILANLTKLTSLNLDDNEITDIFILENLTKLTSLNLDDNEITDISILAKLENLTSLDLDDNKITDISSLENLTKLTWLDLGNNNITDISSLENLENLTWLDLDDNKITDISSLENLTNLTYLDLHENEITDISSLENLTNLTRLDLYYNKITDISSLENLTKLTWLYLEENEITDISSLENLTNLTRLDLYYNKITDISSLENLTKLTWLYLGINNITDISSLENLTKLTWLDLYYNKITDISSLENLENLDFLNLYDNPLNPRAEGIIQDLEAKGTEVNYYDEFRNPLSNLSGIKLSEGTLSPHFDKYKLYGYKVDVEIESITVTPTAESAKKVTSLTVNGEEVTSGSESSPIPLVVGDNEIKVIVKAEDDGTIQTYKITVTRAATVPSPPTNVIATGGVNGKATVKFTPPMDDGGSEITGYEIAASPGNIKVIGTESPIKIRGLSNGTKYTFTVKAINDIGSSEASGKSNAVRPWSSYKGSNTIFVEKELTTEEKFEELKALGIFSGYADGLPHLEDHMSREQAAKVMALLFELDLESTETDKSFTDIPKSRWSYPYIKAASEVGIIHGIGNDQFDPTGNVTYEQFIKMLVEGYAAEIGDMEKIERVNTGYVSEWAEEYVFAAIQWELIKDRENYRLYATREFLVEAAYTIYQLLHTDN; encoded by the coding sequence TTGAAACAAACATTCATGAAGTTGACAGCATTAATAGTAGCCATGATCTTATTCATTCAACCTGTATTTCAACAACAAATGAATGTAAGAGCAAAACAACCAATACATCAAGCAAACGACCAAACATTACTAGCAAATGAGGGTGGTATTATCAATGCCCTTTCTACTGAAGGAACCACTACGGATGGTGCGCCTGAAGAAGTTATAAATGAATATGAAGATGGGACAGAGCCTGATTCCTTGGAAATGCAGATCGATGAACCGTTAGAAGAAGCAGAAGCCCTGGAAGCCGCAGTATCATCAGATTTAAAGATAGAAGAAAATCTATCGAAAGCCGAATCAGCAGACGCTTCAAGTGTTGCAGCCTTAAGTGATTTAACGTTAAATGGTGGAAACTTAGAGCCTGATTTCGATGCTGGCACAACAGAATATACGGTTTCTGTTGAACGTGTCACAGAATATATTGAGGTAATTCCTACTGCGGACGGTTCAGCGAGCGTGAATATAACCGTAAACAGTAAATCAGTGGATGATCCTAGTGCTATCCCATTAGAAGTGGGAGAAAACACTATCGAAGTAAAAGTCACTGCTGGAGGTGATGAAAAGACCTATACCATTACAGTAACAAGGGCAATTTTTGAAGATGAAAACTTAGAAGCAGCTATAAAAGAAGAATTAAATGTATCAGAAGAAATAACCATTGATGACTTACAAGGTTTAGAAGATTTAAGTGCGATTTATGAAGATATTGATAGTATTGTAGGTCTTGAATATGCTGTGAATTTAACCGATCTTGATTTATCGGAAAACAGAATCACAGATATTTCCATTTTATCGAATCTAACGAAATTAACCAGCCTTAATTTATATGACAACGAAATCACAGATATTTCCATTTTAGCAAATCTAACGAAATTAACCAGCCTTAATTTAGATGACAACGAAATCACAGATATTTTCATTTTAGAGAATCTAACGAAATTAACCAGCCTTAATTTAGATGACAACGAAATCACAGATATTTCTATTTTGGCAAAACTAGAGAATTTAACCAGCCTTGATTTAGATGACAACAAAATCACAGATATTTCCAGTTTAGAGAATCTAACGAAATTAACCTGGCTTGATTTAGGGAACAACAACATCACAGATATTTCCAGTTTAGAGAATCTAGAGAATTTAACCTGGCTTGATTTAGATGACAACAAAATCACAGATATTTCCAGTTTAGAGAATCTAACGAATTTAACCTATCTTGATTTACACGAAAACGAAATCACAGATATTTCCAGTTTAGAGAATCTAACGAATTTAACCCGGCTTGATTTATATTACAATAAAATCACAGATATTTCCAGTTTAGAGAATCTAACGAAATTAACCTGGCTTTATTTAGAAGAAAACGAAATCACAGATATTTCCAGTTTAGAGAATCTAACGAATTTAACCCGGCTTGATTTATATTACAATAAAATTACAGATATTTCCAGTTTAGAGAATCTAACGAAATTAACCTGGCTTTATTTAGGGATAAACAACATCACAGATATTTCCAGTTTAGAGAATCTAACGAAATTAACCTGGCTTGATTTATATTACAATAAAATTACAGATATTTCTAGTTTAGAGAATCTAGAGAATTTAGACTTTCTTAATTTATATGATAATCCACTGAATCCAAGAGCGGAAGGAATAATTCAAGATTTGGAAGCTAAAGGAACAGAAGTGAATTATTATGATGAATTTAGAAATCCATTGTCAAATTTAAGTGGCATAAAATTAAGTGAAGGAACGCTTAGTCCACATTTTGATAAGTATAAATTATACGGGTATAAGGTAGATGTCGAAATAGAATCCATCACAGTTACACCAACAGCTGAGAGCGCCAAAAAAGTAACAAGTCTCACCGTGAATGGAGAAGAGGTAACAAGTGGAAGTGAATCAAGCCCTATACCTCTAGTCGTTGGAGATAATGAAATCAAAGTTATCGTCAAGGCAGAGGATGATGGAACAATACAAACATACAAAATTACAGTCACAAGAGCAGCAACCGTCCCCTCCCCTCCAACAAATGTCATTGCAACAGGAGGGGTAAATGGGAAAGCGACCGTTAAATTTACACCGCCAATGGATGATGGAGGAAGTGAAATCACGGGTTATGAGATCGCAGCTTCACCTGGGAATATCAAGGTAATAGGAACAGAAAGCCCGATAAAAATTAGGGGTCTTTCCAATGGAACGAAATACACCTTTACGGTGAAAGCGATCAATGACATAGGAAGCAGTGAAGCTTCAGGAAAGTCCAATGCTGTGAGACCATGGTCATCATATAAGGGAAGCAACACCATCTTTGTTGAAAAAGAATTAACGACAGAAGAAAAATTTGAGGAATTAAAAGCATTAGGTATCTTTAGTGGTTATGCTGATGGCTTACCGCATTTAGAAGATCACATGAGCAGAGAACAAGCAGCTAAAGTGATGGCTTTACTATTTGAATTAGATTTAGAAAGCACAGAAACAGATAAGAGCTTTACAGATATCCCGAAAAGCAGATGGTCATATCCATATATCAAAGCCGCATCAGAAGTAGGGATTATACATGGAATAGGTAACGATCAATTTGATCCAACTGGAAATGTGACCTATGAACAGTTTATTAAGATGTTAGTGGAAGGATATGCCGCTGAGATAGGAGATATGGAAAAGATTGAAAGAGTAAATACGGGTTATGTAAGTGAATGGGCTGAGGAATATGTGTTTGCAGCGATCCAGTGGGAGCTTATAAAAGATCGAGAGAATTATAGGTTGTATGCAACACGTGAATTCTTAGTTGAAGCTGCATACACCATCTATCAATTGCTCCATACTGATAATTGA
- a CDS encoding matrixin family metalloprotease: MKKKGMYYYMIKKVIFSSLCLTVFLIGFLLSSAYAEVFGPKWDQVGIYWYPTSSVKNNSEYMTAIRKGEKLWEGVPAAPLYIEGEWGDEVKVLFSPDDDYWTRKSTYGLGVPIEKNGTYVSGHLEIVRGMCDDLDAKDKKMVMGHEFGHILGLAHTEDSIFNPVKSIMDKDDVFDSDMYGPTDYDIDSILGLYR, from the coding sequence GTGAAGAAGAAAGGAATGTATTATTATATGATCAAAAAAGTAATATTTAGCTCTCTTTGTTTAACGGTATTTTTGATTGGATTTTTGTTGTCGAGTGCTTATGCAGAAGTTTTTGGACCAAAATGGGACCAAGTAGGTATTTATTGGTATCCAACCAGTAGTGTTAAAAATAACAGTGAATATATGACAGCAATAAGGAAGGGAGAAAAATTGTGGGAAGGTGTTCCAGCTGCACCATTATATATAGAGGGTGAGTGGGGTGATGAAGTAAAAGTACTTTTTTCTCCTGATGATGACTATTGGACAAGAAAGAGCACTTACGGACTTGGTGTTCCTATAGAAAAAAATGGTACTTATGTGTCAGGTCATTTAGAAATTGTTAGGGGAATGTGCGATGATCTGGATGCTAAAGATAAGAAAATGGTAATGGGGCATGAATTTGGTCATATATTGGGATTAGCACATACAGAAGACAGTATTTTCAATCCAGTTAAATCAATAATGGATAAAGATGATGTTTTTGATAGTGATATGTATGGTCCTACAGATTATGATATAGATAGTATTCTTGGTCTTTATAGATAA
- a CDS encoding MGMT family protein, producing the protein MTYGQIAKLAGSPRGARQVVRILHSMSQKHKLPWHRVINAKGEIAITDEELFSIQKMSLESEGIKFNTYQTLNLATYQYHPEETY; encoded by the coding sequence ATGACTTATGGACAAATAGCCAAATTAGCAGGAAGTCCAAGGGGGGCTAGACAAGTTGTTAGAATATTACATTCCATGAGTCAAAAACATAAACTCCCTTGGCATCGGGTAATCAACGCTAAAGGTGAAATAGCTATAACAGATGAAGAATTATTTTCCATTCAAAAAATGTCACTTGAAAGTGAAGGAATAAAGTTTAATACTTATCAAACTTTAAACCTAGCGACATATCAATATCATCCTGAAGAAACTTATTAA